A window of Thiocapsa bogorovii genomic DNA:
AACGGGCATGTTCGAGGTGTTGGCGATCACGACGGTGCGCTCGAGCAAGGGGCGCCCGCTGCGCGGATCTTCCAGCTCGCTGAACTCGGCGAGCAAGCCCGCCATCTCGTTGCCGCGCTCGCCGCAACCGACATAGACGATGACATCGGCGTTGCACCACTTACCGACGGTCTCGAGCAAGACCGTCTTGCCGGTACCGAAGCCGCCCGGAATAGCCCCGGTGCCGCCGCGCGCGACCGGGAACAGACAGTCGATGACGCGCTGCCCGGTCAACATCGGCTCGTCCGAAGGCAGACGCGCCTGTACGGGCCGCGGCACCCGAACCGGCCACGCGTGAGTCATGGCGACCGCGAGACGTCGACCGTCGGCGGCGTCCATCCAGCAGATCGGCTGGTCGTCCGGGTACTCGCCGGCGTCGGCAATCGCGGACACACGCCCGCCGGGCAGATCCGCGGGCACCAGGCAGCGCTGAGCGATGCCCGTCCCGTTCGCAACCTCGCCGATCGCTGCTCCGGGACGCAGGGAGTCGCCGACGCAGATGCTCGGGGTGAAGTGAAACCGCCGGGCGGCGTGGACCTGCATCCCCGGCTTGACGTAGGGATCGGCGATATCCGCGATGGGGCGCAGCAACCCGTCGAAGATCCCGGCAAGAATGGCGGGCCCGAGCCGGATCGAGAGCAGCCGACCGGATCCCGTGACCTCGATCCCGGGCCTCAGGCCGCTGGTGTCCTCGTAGAGCTGGACGGTGATCTCGTCGCGGGCGATCCGGATCACCTCGCCGAGAAGTGCCTGATCACCGACGGTGACCGACTCGCGCAGACGGAAGGCTCCGTCGGGACGTGCCCGCAGGACGGGGCCGCTGATCCAGGTGGTTTCCGCCGTGCTCATGTTTCGACCCCTGCACCCTTCGGGTGCCGTGCCAATACCGCCAACAGGCGCGCCTCCAACCGTCGGCGGTCACGCATCAGACCTTCGAGGCTTGCATCCAGCACGGCGCCCTGTGTCTCGATGACGAGGCCGGCAGACACGGCGCCGTCGGCCCGAAAATGCGGCGCCTGACCCAAGACCTGGGTCAGCTCGGCCTCGAACGGTTCCCATTCGGCCGCTGACCAATCGGGCGGATGGCGCACCGTCCAAAGGCCTGTCGGGAGCAGTCGCTGCGCTTGCTCGATGGCATGCCTCGACCAGATCGCGCGCGTCTCTTTCACCGCCCAGCGCCTGCTCAGCGCCTCGTGCAGACGCGGCCACGCCAGATCCAAGAGTCGCGTGTTGGCCCGATCGCCGCTCGCACGTAGACGGGTATCGCGCTCCGCACGAGCGGCGTGGAGCCGGGACCGCGCATTCGCCCGTTCCGAAACGACGCGCTGGTGAAGCTGCGCGCGTGCGCGTCGGTAAGCGTCGGCGAGCAGGGTCTTCGCCTCGGCGCGCGCCGTCTCCAAGAGCGTCCGGCACTCCGCGTCCCGATACTCCTGAACCAGGGTCAGCAAACCACGTTCGCGCTCCTCGAGCTTCATTCGGCCATCCCCAAGCGGCGCCGCACATCGGCGACGAGATCCGGTGCAGCAACGCGGTTGCGTACGTCCGGGACGACGAGGACCAGCGGCCAGGTCGCCAACTCCGCCTCTCGCAACTGCTCGGGCGGCAGTGTGGCCGCAATCTCAGCCGTCATGACGATGACCCGGGACTCCTCGCACAGCCGCTGAAAGAGCGCACGCACATCCTGAGGCTCGGGGCAGTGAACCTCGACCCCCGCGAGCCGGAACCCGAGCCCGCTGACCTCGTCGCCGAGAAAGGCACAGGTCACCATCGCGATCCGCCCCTCAGCCGAGCCGGTTGAGGATCAATACCGAGATGATCAGGCCATAGATGGCGATACCTTCCGCGAGCCCGACCAGGATCACCATTCGTCCGAACAGTTCGGGCTTCTCGGCCAAGGCGCCGACGGCCGCGGCGCCGATGGTGGCGACCGCATAGGCCGCCGCAATCGAGCCAGCCATGGTCGCGAGAGCGGCCGCCAGATAGCCCCAGCGCAGCACATCCGGATCCAGCGGCATCACCTCGAGCGCGACGACCTCGGAGGCAAACGCACCCGACTGCCAAAACACCACGCTGGAGATTCCGGCGAGCAGAGCAACGCCCAGCACCATCACGCCGGCGAACAGGATTTGTCGATTCATGACTTCACTCCTTCTTAAACCGCGCCCGGCGCGGTGTGCGATGTGTTTGGATGGGATCGGCCCCGGCAGACTTGACGGCCGTTGGAGCCGGCGCGGTTTAAGTCATAAAAAATAAATCCCTTCTCAACCGCATCCCCGCGAAGGCTCGTGATTGCACCCAATGTCGATCTCACTCGAACATGCGCGTCTGGCTCTGGACGCTGTTCAGCGCGCGTGGAACCGCCGACGGACCCAGGTCCGCTCACGCCGCATCCTGGACGGCCTCCCGCACAATGGGCGGCGGCGCCGGGAGCGGCCGGAAGACCCTCCCGGTGCCCTGCAGGAAGCGGTTGAAGAACTCGAACAGCACGAGCCGCGTGGTCTGAATCGAGACCACCAGCCCTTCCAAAAGGATGATCAGGAGATTGCCCAGGATCATGATGAGGATCCCGGCCCAGAGCGGTACCGCATCCGCCATCGTCACCACGGCGACCGAGAGTGCCGAATGCGCCAACGCAAAGGCGCCGACGCGGGCGAACGAGAGCGTATTGACCAGGATCTGGACGCCCGACTCCAGGAGGTGGCCAATGGCGGCGAGACCGCCGAGCAGGGCGCGATGGACCATGAAGGCGCCGATCAGGTACCACGCCAAACCGAGCAGCGCGACCCAGCCGAGGCCCGGGCGGAAAACCGTCGCGATCAACCCCAGATAGAGGACCAGAAAGCCCAGATCCTGCATCAGCCAGCGCCCGAGCTCGCCGCGCCAGAGTGCGCTCAGGCCCGATAGAAGATGGCCCAAACTCAACAACACGACGGCGAAGAGCAGAGGGACGCCGAGCAAGGTCAATGGATCATGCAGCGGGTGCATCCAGAGTGCGGGGATGATGTCCTCGCGACCGAAGAGGCTCCCGAACAGGACCCCGAAAACCATCGCAGAGCCACCGCCGAGCACCATCAGGCGCGCCTCCGGCCAGCGCCGCTGCAACCAAAGCCCGACGCCGACCAACACCGCGCCCTGCCCCACGTCGCCGAACATGTAGCCGAACAGCAGGGGCACCACGACGATCAGCACCGGCGTCGGATCCGCCTCGTCCGAGCCCGGGACACCCAAGGCTCGCGCGAACAACTCGAACGGACGCATCCAGGGCGGATTGTCGAGGATCTGCGGCGGACGCTTGCCGGGCGGAGGGTTGGTCAGGCGCAGCAACGCGCGGGTCCGTCCCGAGTCGAGGGCCGCTCGGAGCCGCTCGCCGCCGAGATCGTCGGTCCAACCCGTGACCCAAACCAGAAGCTCGCCGGCGCGTTCCAGACAGCCGACATGTTCGGCAAACCAAGCCAGCCCGGCGACCTCGCCCAGCGTGTCGCCGAGATCGTATTCGTCGAACAGGGTGTCCAGCTCCGCCTTCAGATAGACGACCCGCGTCGAGAGAAACTCCCGCCGCGCACCGATCCTTGCCAGCGAATCGCGCGCATCGCCCTTCAGCCAGGGCGGCCGCTCGATGACCCGTCCCTTGGCCGCCTGCACCAAACGCTTAACCGCGTCGAGCCGATCGCGCGGACCTAGAATCATGGCGCAATATTCGTCGCCCCAGGGGATCTGACGCGGAATGACGTCGTCCGGCAACTGCGGCCGCGCATCCCTCGGCAAGATCGTGCAGAAGGTCCCGAGAACCGGTCCGCTGCGCGCCACCGCGCCGAAGTCGAGCGGACTGTCGATGATCTTGCCGATCACTTGCGCCAACCATTTGAGCCGGGTCAACTCCTCCTCGCAGGACTGGAGGATGTCGATCAGCGGATCGGCCTCGTGCCGCCACGCCCCGATCCGCGCCAGAGCGCGCTCCAAGACGACGTCGGGCGACTCGACCAACATCTTGCGGCGCAGCCGTGCGCGCTCCCAATAGCGTGCGTAGCGCACCCTCAGCGCCTCGTAGACCCCGAGCCCTTCGGAGAGATACTCGAGCGAGAAATCCCCGCAGACCCGATCGCGGATCTCGATCTCCACCGCGCCGGTGCGCGCGAGCTCGGTCACGGTGCGCACGCTTTCGCGCCGTGGGCACAGCACTTCGAACCAGCGCGTGGAAGCAGGACGCAACATCAGGAATCCAGATGCCCCCCGTCGAAGAGCGCCCGACTGATCAGGGCCCCTCGCAGCCGCTCGAGATCCAAGAAGACGATCGCGAGATATGCGAAGAGTGCGACGGGCTGAACCGGATGTTGGTGGAAATAGGCACGCAGGCGATCCCGCAGGGCTTCGCGCAGCTCCCACGCGGAGGCGGCAGGCGCACCGCGGAAGCGATCCAGATGGTCTTGGACCAGCCGCGAGAATCCGTCCAGATCGCGCCGGCAACGGCCTCCACAGGTCGGCCAGCGCTCGCGCCAAGCCGCTTGCCAGCGCTCGCCGAGATCGCGCGACGCACTGCTCGCCTCGGTTTTCGCCAACAGCGCGGCGAGCCCGTGCGCCTCCCAAGCCTGCGTATCAAGAGCACCATCCTCGCCGACCAGTCCACGCAGCCGGACGTCCAGGGTCGACCAGTCCGGCAGGGTTTCGCGGCGCGCCAAGTGCTCGAGCTGCGACAACCAAGGCAGCCAGGCCACCCATTCGATCGCTGCCCGCCAGCGCTTGGGCGACCAGTCGGCGACGTGCACTGCCGTATCCAGCGCCAGGGCGCGACAGCCGCGATCCAGCTCATGGGCCTGACTCAACCCGGAGAAGGACCTGACCCAATCGACCAGCCCGGTGACGCGCGCCTCTTCCAGATAGGCTGCCAGGGTGCGTGCGCTGGACAGGCGCTGCCAATCCGCCGCGGTAGGCAGCCGTGAGAAACGCGCTTGAAGGCGGGCCTGGGCGTAGGCGAGACGGGGGCCGGGGTTCATCGAGGAGCGCCCTCGCGACCCACGAAGCCGACCGCAGCTCCGATCATCTCGTCGGCGAGAGCGCCGATGGCTGCGTCCAATCGAGCATCGTCGGCGGCGTCGAGGCCCTCGCCGAGCGGCTCGACCACACGGTCGAGTAGCTCGGAGAGCGCGTGCTGCAGACTCGTGTCTGCGATCCGCTGAACAGCGAGGAGGCGTCGGTCGGTCCGCTCGACGAGGCGACGCGCATGGTCTTCGGCATCGGCCAGCAGTCGATCCGCTTCGATCCGACAGGCCGAGACCGACTCGCGAGCGGCTGCCTCCGCGGCCAGTGCTCGGTTGAACGCGGCATCGATCCGCTCCAGGTCAGCATCGGAGGGCTGCTTGATCACGCCGCGTCTCGCTCCATCGCGCCTCGACCGCGTTCCCGGGATGGCGAGGACCAAAGCCATCGGGCCTCGACCGCGCCTCTCCGTCCCTCGTACCCGTGCATTCCACTCGGGAACCGGTTTCGTTAGAATACGATGATATTCTAGTTCAGGCATCGCAGGATGCGGGGCGACGGCACTCGTTGGATTTGATCCGTGTCAGCTTCGTGACCGATTGCCTCGCCGGCGTGTGCGCATCGAGGCCGATCGAGGGACAACACCTCGCATCGTCGCGCGCATTTTGCCCGGTCTTCGGTTAAGGTAACGCCCCGTACCTCTGTTGTTCTGGCAGGTAGACCACGATGGACGACACCCTCCAACGCCTTCTTGAAGCCGAGATGCGCGCCGAGAAGATCGCTCAGCAGGCCGAGGCCGAGCAGGAGCGGACGATTCAAAAAGCGATGGCGGATGCCAAATCCGAGAACGATCGCTTCACCGCCAGGATCCCGGATCTGCATCGGGGCTTTATCGCCAAGGCCGAGGAACGCGCCGAGCAGAACGTCGCGGAGCTTCGCCGTCGATACGACGAGCGTCACGTCCAATTGCGCGACCAGGCCGAGCGCCGCGAGGGCGAGGCGTTGGATGCCGCCTTTCAGGTCTTGATCGACCCCGATCGCTGAAGGTCGGATACAGGCCTCAACGACGCGCCGACCCACCGGCAGCTTACCCGCGGTGTCTTCATGACCATCATTGCCGATCATGCCTACCTCAACACCCGCGTCTCCGTGATGGCGACGCAGCTGTTGGAGCCGACAGAGATCGCGGCGCTGGCGCACCTGCCCTTGCCCACCCTGGCGGAGCGTTTCGGGTTGACCGCCATCCTCGACGCACAACAGTCCACGCGCGCGCGCAGTCGGGCGGTCGAGCAAAGTCTCATCCAGGTCTTACTCTCGGAGCTTCTCATCTTGGTTCGGCCGATGAATACGGCCGAGCGGGCTCTCGTCCTCGACTGGGGCCGCAAGTACGCCCTCTTCAACCTCAAGACACTGATCCGCGGCAAGCTCTACGACCTCGATCAAAAGGAGATCCACGACAATCTCTATGAGCTCCCGGAGTACATGCGATTGTCGGAGGATATGCACACCGATCTCTTCCGTGCCGAGAACGTGCTGGAGCTCCTGCGGCAGCTGGAGGCCGGGGCCCATCGCACGCTGGCCCGCCAAGCGCGCGAGGTCTACGAGCAACAACGCGAGCCTTTCGCCTTGGAGGCCGCGATCGATCAGCGGTATTACGCCGCGTTGCAACGGCACGTGATGGCTTTCGGCGACCCGGATCTGGCGCCCTTGAAGCGACTTGTGGGCGCTGAGCTGGATCGCATCAATTTGTTGTGGCTGCTGCGTTTTCGGTTCTCCTATCAGCTCTCCGCCTCGGAGACCTTCTACCATCTTGTCCCGTCGATGCGTCTCCTGACGCGGGATCGGCTGCTGAATCTGGCCAATATCGAAACCTTCGAGGGTATCCTCGCGACATTGCCCGCGCCGCTGGATCGGCTGCTTGCCGGCAGCAAGAACATCGTGGAGATTCAGAAGCGCATCGGCGCCTACGCGGCGCACGAGGCGCATTGGGTCCTGCACCGCACGCGATCGGGCGTCGCGCGCGCATTGGCCTACCTGATGCTGCGTGAGCGCGACCTACTGTTGTTGTTCGCACTGGCCCAAGGCCAGATCCTGAATCTCCCGTCCGCCGCCATCGAGATCGCGGTGGAGCTGGCCGAGCCCGGATGTCCCTGGGCAGGCGGTCGAGCCGCCTGATGCGCACCCCGATTCAACATCCAACGCAGAGGGGCTGACACATGTTGCGGTCGACACCGATGAAACATGTCCGGCTCCTGGTTCTTACCGAGGATCTTCCGCAGGCATCGCTCGCCTTGGCGGACATGGAGAGCTTTCACCCGGATACCCGCCCGCCGACCGAGGCCCGACTCGCCGGTCTGCCGGGTCGCGAGTACCGCGAGGTCTTCGCCCAGGCCAATGCCCGTCTCGAGAAGATCGGCAAGTTGATCCCGGTGCCGGCGACTCCCGAGATCGAGCAAGTCCGTGTGGTCGATTTCGCGGAGCTGCAAACCTTGAACGAATGGCTGGGCAAGGTCTGGAACGAGACATCCAGCTACGAGGAGGATCTGCGTCGTCTCGACGACGAGGAGCGATTGGTCAAGGACCAGCAAGCCGCTCTGGCCAACTTCGCGCATCTCAACATCGATCTGGGGATGCTCCGCAGCAAAACGCGTTTCCTGGACTTTTACGTCGGCCTGGTCCCGCGCGAGAACCTGCGCCAACTGGAAGGCGCCATCGGCCTCGCCGGATACATCCTGCACCTTTATATGCAGCAGGGCGAAAACGCCCATGTCGTGATCGTCGGCCCCGCCGGAACCAAAGAGAGCCAGCTCTCCGCCGTGCTCGACGCCGCAGGCTTCCAAAACTTACCGATTCCGCAGGAGCTCGACCGCAACCCCGCGGAGCTGCAACGCGACCTCGATGCCCAGCGCCGATCCATCGACACGCAGCGCAAGACCCTGCTTGAGACGCTCGAGCGGTGGTCCGATCCCTTTGCCGGCCCTTTGCTGGAGGCGCGCCGGACCCTCATGCTCGCCGAACCCTTGGTTTCGCTCGATCCCTCGATCCGCAGCGCGGGCGCCCTCGCCTACCTCGCAGGCTGGGTCCCGGCACGTTCGGCGGAACGTCTCGAGGCACGCCTGCGCGAGTCCCTGAACCATCCCTTCGAGATGAGCGTGCGCAACCCGACGGCGGACGAGCGCGCCCTGGTGCCGACCGTTCCTGTGAAGAGCCGTCTCCTCGCACCCTTCGCCATGCTGGTGAAACAATACGGCGTGCCCGAGTACGGCGAGGTCGATCCCACGCCGCTCTTCGCGGTGACCTTCATCTTGATGTTCGGAAGCATGTTCGGCGACATCGGCCAAGGCGCCGTGATCGCCTTGGCCGCCTGGCTCCTGCGCAAGAAGCTCGGGGGCTTTTGGCCGTTCGGATTGATGGCCGGCCTCTCCTCGATGTTCTTCGGGGTCCTGTTCGGCAGCATCTTCGGCAAGGAACACCTGTTGCCCGCGCTCTGGATGAGCCCGCTCAGCGACCCGCTCCTGATGATGAGGATCGCCTTGGGATGGGGTGTGGTCTTTTTGACCATCGCCTGCCTCCTGGCAATCTACAATCGACTGGTGATCCGCAACTGGTCGGGTGCCGTTTTCGGACATCACGGCGTCGTCAACCTGATCTTCTATCTCGCGCTGATCGGCGGCGCAGTGAACATCGCCACGGCCGGTGAGAGCACAGCCGGGGTTCAGGCGAGCGCAGCCGATACGTTCGGAACGATCCCACTATTGCTGGTGATCGGCTCGCTTGCCGCGCTCGCCTGGCACAGTTGGCAGCACCAGCAGGCGCCGATCAGCGAGAAGATCCTGGTGGTCGTGATCGAGACCCTGGAGACCGTGATCGGCTATGTCTCCAACACCTTGTCGTTCCTGCGTGTCGCCGCCTTCAGTCTCAATCACGTCGCGCTCTCGATCGCCATCTTTACCCTGGCCGGCATGATGGGTGCATTCGGCCATGTCGTGACCCTGATCTTGGGCAACATCTTCGTCATCGTCCTCGAGGGCGGAATCGTGATGATTCAGGTGATGCGTCTGCAATATTTCGAGGGGTTCTCGCGTTACTTCTCGGGGAACGGCCATGAGTTCGCGCCCTTGAAGTTCCGGCGTGGATCGGTCTGAGCCGGTCGTGCATCGGGAGTAAGGCATGGGACTCATCTACGCGGACATCGAACTGATCAACCCAGCGAGCCCGAATAGACCGACGGCAGTCGTCAAGTCTGCCGATCCGTCCGGTGAACCAAACCCTTAATCGCACCGACTCCACGCGCACCGCGAGTCGCCGAAGAAACCTATCGTCACAACCGAAACACAACACTGGAGCATGCAATGTACTGGCTCGTCGCCCTCATGACCTTTGCCGTCCTCGGCCTCATCCTGCTCGGACTCATGCTCGAATTTCGACCGAACCTCGCTACCCGGGCCCGGCCTTGGTACAAACCGGCGATGGCGACCCAGCTGGTGGTCTTCGTCGGCGCACAGCTCGGCTTGCTGGTGTTCGGTATCAGCGACGCGTTTGCCGTGGAGCCGGGCATGGAGGGCGTTGCCGCAGCGGGTGAGTTATCCGTCGGCATGGGCCTGGCCATCATCGGTGCCGGCATCCCCACCGCGCTTTCGACCATCGGTGCCGGTATTGCCGTCGGACCGATCGGCGCCGCGTCGCTCGCCGCCATCACCGAAAAGCCCGAGAACCTCGGCCGCACCCTCATCTATCTGGGCCTGGCCGAGGGTATCGCCATCTATGGGTTGGTCATCTCGATCCTGTTGCTCAACCGGATCTGAGCAGGCTCGGCGTGGACGCGCAGCAGACCTACGATTACGAACGGCCCACCCGGATGGTTTTTTTGGGCGAGGATCGGCTTTCGGACGGCTTTCGACTCATCGGCTTCGAGACCCATCCCAATCCCGATCCGGAGCTCGTCGACCGAACCATCCGGGAGCTCCTGCGCGGACGGGAGAAGGCCTTCGTGGTCGTCGACGATGCCGTCATGCAGCAGGACATCCCAAGCCTCAAGCGTGTGCGCCGTGAGGGAGGCCGCATCGTCGTGATCGCGGTGCCGCCGCTCGGCGAGCAGCCGCAGCTGGGTAGCGATGTGGCGCGACGCCTGGCGGCCCTGTTCGGCAACGCCGTGGTAAACGCCAAGGCAGAGCCGTGAGCCGCCGGGTCTCGCAAGTCGGCGGGTGCGCCCGTGAAGACCTTGGTTGTCATCGAACAGTATTCATTCACTTAAATCGCGTCTGAACCGTCGCGCCCTGGTGTCCACAAGGCAGCAGCAAGCGACAAAACGATGTTTTTCGCTCCGGACGCGATTTAACGAGGGTCGATCGTGAATCAAGTACAAGAGCTTGAGCAGGCCATTCTGGCCCGCGCGGAACGGCTGGCCGGGGAGTATCGCGATCGCGCCAACCGCAGCCGCGACAACATCCTGCGCGAGGCCGCGGAACGGCTGCGCATGCGCGAGAGCCGCGAGGAGAGCATCGCCAAGACGCTCGCGGACCGGACCTTCCGCCAGCACGTGCAGGCCAGCGAGCTGAAGATGCAGACGCACCTGGACCGCATGCGCTGGAACCTCGTGCAGGATGTCGAACGCGCCCTCGCCGGACGCATGAAGTCGTTCAGCGAAGACCTTCAGCGCTACGACCCCTGGCTGGACGGCCTGATCGCGCGCGCAACCAACCTGATCGAGGAAAACGCTCTGATTATCTCCGCGAATGCGCGCGATCAGAAACGCCTGGCCGAGCGCTGGGACGCCATCCTCGAGACCCTGCCGAGCCACAAGAGCGCGACGCTCTCCAAAGAGCCGATCGAAACCCTCGGCGGGGTGCTCGTCACCAGCCGCGACCAGCGCATCCGCGTCGACAACACCTACGAGGGCCGACTCGAGCGTCTGCGTCCCGCCGTCCAACAGGTCATCCTCGAACGGCTGTTGCCGAGCGGGTTCGACACCGGCAACCTATTCAGCGGATGAGGCCATGAGCGAAACCAAGAGAACAGGGATCATCCGAGACATCAACGGTCCCATCGTCACCGTCGAGCTGCCGGGTGTGCGCAGCGGCGAGCAGGTGAAGATCGGCGACCTGGGTCTCTTCGGCGAGGTGATCTCGCTTCGGGGTCAGCTGGCGGTCGTGCAGACCTATGAGTCCACCGACGGGGTGCGCCCGGGCGAGCCTGCGCTGGGCCTGGGCTGGCCGCTTTCGGTCGAGCTCGGTCCGGGTCTGATGGGCGGCATCTTCGACGGCGTGCAGCGTCCGCTCGAGAAGATCGCCTTGGAATCCGGCGACTACATCCGACGCGGCATCTCGGTGCCCGCGCTGGACCGGGCGCGCGAGTGGGAGTTCGAGCCCAATCGTGAGCTGAGCCCAGGCGCCAAGGTCGGGCCCGGCGTTGTCCTGGGCACCGTCCAGGAGACAACAACGGTCCTGCACCGGATCATGGTTCCGCCCGGGGTCGAGGGCGAGTTACTCGAGGTGGCGCCGGCTGGCGATTACGACATCGAGTCGACCATTGCTCGGGTGCGCGATCCACGCGGCATCAGTCACCGCCTGAGCATGTATCAGCGTTGGCCGGTGCGCAAACCACGGCCTTACCTGCGTCGCGACGACGGCATCTCGCCCCTGATTACGGGCCAACGGGTCATCGACACCTTCTTCCCGCAGCTCAAGGGCGGCAAGGGCGCGGTGCCCGGACCCTTCGGTGCCGGCAAAACGGTCGTACAGCAGCAGATCGCGCGCTGGTCGAACGCCGACATCGTCATCTATGTCGGCTGCGGCGAACGCGGCAACGAGCTGGTCGATGTGCTCGAAAGCTTCCCCGAGCTGGACGACCCCTACACGGGGCGCAAGCTGATGGAGCGCACACTGCTGGTCGCCAACACCTCCAACATGCCGGTGGTGGCGCGCGAGGCGTCGGTCTATGTCGGCATCACCATGGCCGAGTATTACCGCGACATGGGCTACGACGTGGTCATGCTGGCCGACTCCACCAGCCGCTGGGCCGAGGCCCTGCGCGAGGTTTCCGGGCGACTCGGTCAGATGCCGGTCGAGGAAGGCTACCCGGCCTACCTGGCCTCGCGCCTCGCTGCGGTCTACGAGCGCGCCGGACGTGTCGAGACCTACGGCGCGGGCTCCGGCTCGGTCACCCTGATCGGCGCGGTCTCGCCCCCGGGCGGCGACTTCTCCGAGCCCGTCACCAGCCACACCAAGGACATCATCGAGACCTTCTGGGCACTCTCCAAGGAACTGGCCGACGCGCGGCACTATCCTTCGATCGACTGGGTGACCAGCTTCTCCAAGCACGTGCACACCGCCGCGCAGTGGTGGCACAAAGAGATCGACCCGGATTGGGAGAAGCGTCGCACCGCCGCACTCGCACTCCTCGCGCGCGACGCCGAGCTCTCCCGAATCGTCAATCTGGTCGGACCCGAAGCACTCTCGGATGCGCAACGCTGGGAGCTGGAGGGCGCCTCGCTGATCAAGGAAGGCGTGCTCCAACAAAGCGCCCTCGACGAGATCGACACCTTCTGCTCACCCCAGAAACAATACGCCCTGCTCGATCTCGCGATCACCATCTACAAGCGCGGCGCCGCCCTGATCAAGCTCGGCGTACCGGTCTCGGAGCTGCAGCATCTACCGCTGATGGCGAAGATGCGACGCCTCAAGTCGATGTACTCCAGCGAGCAGCTCGATCAGCTCCTCGCCTTCCGCGAAGAGGTCAATCACGCGATGGAGTCGGTGCGGATCGAATACGCCAAACACGGCGAGCAGAGCTGAACCGCGTCCGGAGGGGGATGGGGCGTTTCCGGGCGAGCTTAAACTTGTCCCAAACAATGGCGACGGTAGGACGCGGTTCAGGAAAGTAAACATTTTAAGAGACTTGAACCGCGTCTGCGCCAGCGGTCGTGGGCTGAGACGACATCGGATCAACATGAAAAAAATGCATATCATGCGGGACGCGGTTCAATGAGCATCAAAGAATATCGCACCGCAATCGAGGCCCGCGGCGGACTGCTGGTCGTGAAGGACACCGCCGGAATCGCCTTCGGCGATCGCGTGCAGATCAAGGACCACGCGGGCAACACCCGCAACGGCCAGGTCATCCGCAGCGCCGACAACGAGGTCTTGATCCTGGTCTTCGAAGGCACCGACGATCTGGACCTGGAGAACACCTGGGTACGCTTCCTCGACGAGCCGGTCGAGATCGCACTCTCGCCCGAGATCCTCGGCCGCGAGTTCAACGGGCTCGGCGAGCCGCGCGACGGTCGCCCGCCGGTGCTCTCCAACATCCGGCGGCCGGTCGGCGGATCGGCCATCAACCCTGCCGCCCGCACCTATCCGCGCGAGTTCATCCAGACGGGAATCTCCACCATCGACGGGCTGAACAGCCTGGTGCGCGGTCAGAAGCTGC
This region includes:
- a CDS encoding ATP synthase subunit C, yielding MYWLVALMTFAVLGLILLGLMLEFRPNLATRARPWYKPAMATQLVVFVGAQLGLLVFGISDAFAVEPGMEGVAAAGELSVGMGLAIIGAGIPTALSTIGAGIAVGPIGAASLAAITEKPENLGRTLIYLGLAEGIAIYGLVISILLLNRI
- a CDS encoding V-type ATP synthase subunit A: MSETKRTGIIRDINGPIVTVELPGVRSGEQVKIGDLGLFGEVISLRGQLAVVQTYESTDGVRPGEPALGLGWPLSVELGPGLMGGIFDGVQRPLEKIALESGDYIRRGISVPALDRAREWEFEPNRELSPGAKVGPGVVLGTVQETTTVLHRIMVPPGVEGELLEVAPAGDYDIESTIARVRDPRGISHRLSMYQRWPVRKPRPYLRRDDGISPLITGQRVIDTFFPQLKGGKGAVPGPFGAGKTVVQQQIARWSNADIVIYVGCGERGNELVDVLESFPELDDPYTGRKLMERTLLVANTSNMPVVAREASVYVGITMAEYYRDMGYDVVMLADSTSRWAEALREVSGRLGQMPVEEGYPAYLASRLAAVYERAGRVETYGAGSGSVTLIGAVSPPGGDFSEPVTSHTKDIIETFWALSKELADARHYPSIDWVTSFSKHVHTAAQWWHKEIDPDWEKRRTAALALLARDAELSRIVNLVGPEALSDAQRWELEGASLIKEGVLQQSALDEIDTFCSPQKQYALLDLAITIYKRGAALIKLGVPVSELQHLPLMAKMRRLKSMYSSEQLDQLLAFREEVNHAMESVRIEYAKHGEQS
- a CDS encoding V-type ATP synthase subunit F produces the protein MVFLGEDRLSDGFRLIGFETHPNPDPELVDRTIRELLRGREKAFVVVDDAVMQQDIPSLKRVRREGGRIVVIAVPPLGEQPQLGSDVARRLAALFGNAVVNAKAEP
- a CDS encoding V-type ATP synthase subunit I, translated to MKHVRLLVLTEDLPQASLALADMESFHPDTRPPTEARLAGLPGREYREVFAQANARLEKIGKLIPVPATPEIEQVRVVDFAELQTLNEWLGKVWNETSSYEEDLRRLDDEERLVKDQQAALANFAHLNIDLGMLRSKTRFLDFYVGLVPRENLRQLEGAIGLAGYILHLYMQQGENAHVVIVGPAGTKESQLSAVLDAAGFQNLPIPQELDRNPAELQRDLDAQRRSIDTQRKTLLETLERWSDPFAGPLLEARRTLMLAEPLVSLDPSIRSAGALAYLAGWVPARSAERLEARLRESLNHPFEMSVRNPTADERALVPTVPVKSRLLAPFAMLVKQYGVPEYGEVDPTPLFAVTFILMFGSMFGDIGQGAVIALAAWLLRKKLGGFWPFGLMAGLSSMFFGVLFGSIFGKEHLLPALWMSPLSDPLLMMRIALGWGVVFLTIACLLAIYNRLVIRNWSGAVFGHHGVVNLIFYLALIGGAVNIATAGESTAGVQASAADTFGTIPLLLVIGSLAALAWHSWQHQQAPISEKILVVVIETLETVIGYVSNTLSFLRVAAFSLNHVALSIAIFTLAGMMGAFGHVVTLILGNIFVIVLEGGIVMIQVMRLQYFEGFSRYFSGNGHEFAPLKFRRGSV
- a CDS encoding V-type ATP synthase subunit E; translation: MNQVQELEQAILARAERLAGEYRDRANRSRDNILREAAERLRMRESREESIAKTLADRTFRQHVQASELKMQTHLDRMRWNLVQDVERALAGRMKSFSEDLQRYDPWLDGLIARATNLIEENALIISANARDQKRLAERWDAILETLPSHKSATLSKEPIETLGGVLVTSRDQRIRVDNTYEGRLERLRPAVQQVILERLLPSGFDTGNLFSG